One part of the Thermoanaerobaculales bacterium genome encodes these proteins:
- a CDS encoding zinc ribbon domain-containing protein has protein sequence MPLYEYECFVCRHRFERIQRFSDPPATRCPTCGGAVHRLLGVPALQFKGSGFYITDYGKGSGGGTRPPSPAAEESSSASPESAPEPAPAKDADSKPTAKTGRKGRGKRRADSR, from the coding sequence ATGCCACTGTACGAGTACGAGTGCTTCGTTTGCCGGCACCGCTTCGAGCGGATCCAGCGGTTCAGCGATCCACCGGCCACCCGGTGCCCCACCTGCGGCGGGGCGGTGCACCGCCTGCTCGGGGTGCCGGCGCTGCAGTTCAAGGGCAGCGGCTTCTACATCACGGACTACGGCAAGGGCTCCGGTGGCGGGACGAGGCCGCCGAGCCCGGCCGCCGAGGAGTCCTCGTCGGCCTCCCCGGAGAGCGCGCCGGAGCCGGCGCCGGCCAAGGACGCGGACTCGAAGCCGACTGCCAAGACCGGCCGCAAGGGCCGGGGGAAGAGAAGAGCGGACAGCAGATAG